From Cygnus atratus isolate AKBS03 ecotype Queensland, Australia chromosome 1, CAtr_DNAZoo_HiC_assembly, whole genome shotgun sequence, the proteins below share one genomic window:
- the DCUN1D5 gene encoding DCN1-like protein 5, with protein MPVKKKRKAAAGAAAAAAQDEAGLKKCKLGSYCRSQASGKVISGEEHFSSKKCLAWFYEYAGPDEVVGPEGMEKFCEDIGVEPENIIMLVLAWKLEAESMGFFTKEEWLKGMTSLQCDCTEKLQSKFDFLRSQLNDISSFKNIYRYAFDFARDKDQRSLDIDTAKSMLALLLGRTWPLFSVFYQYLEQSKYRVMNKDQWYNVLEFSRTVHADLSNYDEDGAWPVLLDEFVEWQKVRQAS; from the exons ATGCCggtgaagaagaagaggaaagccgcggcgggggcggcggcggcggcggcgcaggACGAGGCCGGCCTCAAGAAGTGTAAACTCGGCAG CTATTGCAGATCACAAGCCTCTGGTAAAGTAATAAGTGGAGAGGAACACTTTTCAAGCAAGAAGTGCCTAGCTTGGTTTTATGAATATGCAG gtcCTGATGAAGTTGTGGGGCCCGAAGGAATGGAAAAGTTCTGTGAAGACATCGGTGTTGAGCCTGAAAAT aTTATTATGTTAGTTTTAGCCTGGAAGCTAGAGGCTGAAAGCATGGGGTTCTTTACCAAGGAAGAATGGTTAAAGGGGATGACTTCGTTACA gTGTGACTGTACAGAAAAGTTACAGAGTAAATTTGATTTCTTGCGGTCACAATTGAATGACATTTCATCGTTTAAGAATATCTACAGATACGCCTTTGATTTTGCAAGG GACAAAGACCAGCGAAGTCTTGATATCGATACTGCAAAATCCATGTTAGCTCTTTTGCTTGGAAGAACTTGGCcactgttttcagtattttatcaaTACCTGGAG CAATCGAAGTATAGAGTTATGAACAAGGATCAGTGGTACAACGTGCTAGAGTTCAGCAGAACTGTCCACGCAGATCTTAGCAACTATGACGAAGATGGTGCAT GGCCTGTACTTCTGGATGAATTTGTTGAATGGCAAAAAGTTCGTCAAGCGTCATAg